In the Passer domesticus isolate bPasDom1 chromosome 4, bPasDom1.hap1, whole genome shotgun sequence genome, one interval contains:
- the GRSF1 gene encoding G-rich sequence factor 1 → MAAVAAARRALSALLLGRRPALPPALRLPRPRPAPAPLLLLLPGPAPLRAARRAYSQVTDAPSHEGRLSEEKPAAAKAESDTVYLVRAEGFPFSCTEEDVLTFFDSCRIRNGENGIHFLLNRDGRRRGDALIELESKADVQRALEKHLRYMGPRYVKVFEVHDSDVEGLLRSLRDESQAMSDGVVLLRGLPFTSTEEDIAEFFSGLKITDIAFIYRGDRRTGEAFVQFATPEMAAKALLRHREYMGSRYIEVYVSRKHQMQRHMPYSRQLTAYSRARREYESISEDRGWRDPAGSHAEGDIKLSREGTESSRNVSESENTLSPPQHFVHMRGFPSQASAQDIINFFAPLRPTRILVEYNSHGDATGVADVHFESHEDAVAAMDKEGSRMECSAIELFLNKRPKGQENC, encoded by the exons ATGGCCGCGgtcgccgccgcccgccgcgctcTGTCCGCGCTGCTGCTGGGCCGGcgcccggcgctgccgcccgcgctgcgcctgccccggccccggcccgccccggccccgctgctgctgctgctgccgggcccggccccgctccgcgccgcccgccgcgcctACAGCCAG GTCACGGATGCTCCGTCCCACGAAGGTCGCCTCTCAGAGGAGAAGCCCGCCGCAGCCAAGGCGGAGAGCGACACTGTCTACCTCGTCAGGGCAGAGGGATTCCCGTTCTCGTGCACCGAGGAAGATGTCCTTACCTTCTTTGACA GCTGTAGAATTCGAAACGGTGAGAACGGGATACACTTCCTCTTAAACAGGGATGGGAGGCGCAGGGGGGATGCCTTGAtcgagctggagtccaaggcagacGTGCAGAGAGCTCTGGAGAAGCACCTGAGGTACATGGGCCCACGCTATGTGAAAG TTTTTGAGGTGCACGACAGCGACGTGGAGGGCTTGCTGCGCAGCCTGCGGGACGAGTCGCAGGCCATGAGCGACGGAGTGGTGCTGCTGCGAGGCCTGCCCTTCACCTCCACCGAGGAGGACATCGCAGAGTTCTTCTCAG GTTTGAAAATCACAGACATAGCTTTCATTTACCGGGGAGACAGAAGAACGGGAGAAGCTTTcgtgcagtttgccactccggaaATGGCAGCTAAGGCCCTGCTACGGCACAGGGAATATATGGGAAGCAG GTACATCGAGGTGTACGTGAGTAGGAAGCACCAGATGCAGAGGCACATGCcctacagcaggcagctgacgGCCTATTCCAGGGCGAGAAGGGAGTACGAGTCCATCTCTGAAGACAGGGGCTGGAGAGACCCTGCAGGCTCCCACGCCGAAGGAGACATCA AACTGAGCAGGGAAGGAACAGAAAGCTCCAGGAACGTTTCAGAGTCTGAGAACACCTTGTCACCACCACAGCACTTTGTCCACATGAGGGGTTTTCCTTCCCAAGCTAGTGCCCAGGACATAATAAAT TTTTTTGCTCCGCTGAGGCCCACGAGGATCTTGGTGGAATATAACTCCCATGGAGATGCCACAGGAGTGGCAGATGTACACTTCGAGAGCCACGAGGACGCAGTCGCAGCGATGGACAAGGAAGGCTCACGGATGG AGTGCAGTGCCATTGAATTGTTCCTGAACAAACGTCCCAAGGGACAGGAGAACTGCTAG
- the RUFY3 gene encoding protein RUFY3 isoform X6, with protein sequence MVPRLRFTDSWEDLTDVVEQLRDDSEDPNYLMANERMNLMNMAKLSIKGLIESALNLGRTLDSDYAPLQQFFVVMEHCLKHGLKAKKTFLGQNKSFWGPLELVEKLVPEAAEITASVKDLPGLKTPVGRGRAWLRLALMQKKLSEYMKALINRKDLLSEFYEPNALMMEEEGAIIAGLLVGLNVIDANFCMKGEDLDSQVGVIDFSMYLKDGNSTKGSEGDGQITAILDQKNYVEELNRHLSATVNNLQAKVDALEKSNTKLTEELAVANNRIITLQEEMERVKEESSYILESSRKATKDRSADGQALTEARKQLKEETQLRLDVEKELEAQIGMRQEMELAMKMLEKDVCEKQDALVALRQQLDDLRALKHELSFKLQSSDMGVKQKSELNSRLEEKTNQMAATIKQLEQRLRQAEKERQLALQDNRLFKQEFGDKINSLQLEVEELSRQRSHLELELRRERDRWSHSHQRSQESKKGPKNWLRQDGKLKVQEENAKLKQPLRENSVLPHRSPSGTQEEQEQLSGPGHAEICQLCQQEDSRSQRKNICKNCGGTFCEACSVHELPLPSSINPERVCNPCHQRLIQQYSSSPL encoded by the exons ACTCTTGGGAGGATTTGACAGATGTGGTGGAGCAATTGCGCGATGATTCCGAAG ACCCGAATTACCTCATGGCTAACGAGCGCATGAACCTGATGAACATGGCCAAGCTGAGCATCAAGGGGCTGATCGAGTCCGCGCTGAACCTGGGCCGCACGCTGGACTCGGACTACGCCCCCCTGCAGCAGTTCTTCGTGGTGATGGAGCACTGCCTCAAGCACGGCCTCAAAG cCAAAAAGACTTTTCTTGGGCAAAATAAGTCATTTTGGGGACCTCTAGAATTAGTAGAAAAACTTGTTCCTGAGGCTGCAGAGATTACAGCAAGTGTTAAGGATCTCCCAGGGCTGAA GACACCTGTGGGCAGAGGAAGAGCTTGGCTTCGCCTGGCTCTGATGCAGAAGAAACTTTCAGAGTACATGAAAGCCTTGATTAACAGAAAGGATCTTCTCAG TGAATTTTATGAGCCCAATGCACTGATGATGGAGGAGGAAGGTGCCATCATTGCTGGCCTCCTCGTAGGTCTGAATGTCATCGATGCCAACTTCTGCATGAAAGGAGAGGACCTGGACTCCCAG gtCGGGGTTATCGATTTCTCCATGTATTTGAAAGATGGGAATAGCACAAAAGGCAGTGAAGG AGATGGTCAGATAACTGCTATTTTGGACCAGAAGAACTATGTAGAAGAGCTCAACAGACATCTAAG TGCTACAGTAAACAACCTACAGGCCAAGGTGGATGccttggagaaatccaacacaaaGCTGACCGAGGAG CTTGCAGTTGCCAACAACAGAATCATCACActgcaggaggagatggagcgGGTTAAGGAAGAAAGCTCCTACATCCTGGAGTCCAGCCGTAAG GCCACCAAGGACAGAAGTGCTGACGGGCAGGCACTGACTGAGGCAcggaagcagctgaaggaggagaCTCAGCTGCGCCTG GAtgtggagaaggagctggaggcGCAGATCGGGATGCGGCAGGAGATGGAGCTGGCCATGAAGATGCTGGAGAAGGATGTCTGTGAAAAGCAGGATGCACTGGTGGCACTCAGACAGCAGCTGGATGATCTCAGGGCTCTAAAGCATGAACTGTCTTTCAAGCTGCAG AGTTCAGACATGGGAGTGAAACAGAAGAGTGAATTAAACAGCCGcttggaagaaaaaacaaatcagaTGGCTGCCACCATCAAACAGCTGGAACAAAG ATTGCGACAGGCAGAGAAGGAGCGGCAGCTGGCCCTGCAGGACAACCGGCTCTTCAAGCAGGAGTTTGGGGACAAAATCAACAGCCTCCAGCTGGAAGTGGAAGAGCTCTCCAGGCAGCG GAGCCACCTAGAACTGGAGCTAAGGCGGGAAAGAGACAGATGGTCTCACAGTCACCAGCGCAGCCAAGAAAGCAAAAAAGGCCCAAAGAATTGGCTCAGACAG GATGGGAAGCTCAAAGTCCAGGAAGAAAATGCTAAACTGAAGCAGCCGCTGAGAGAGAACAGTGTCCTTCCACACAG GTCACCCAGCGGCACGCAGGAAGAGCAG GAGCAGCTGTCAGGGCCTGGGCACGCCGAgatctgccagctctgccagcaggaggaCAGCCGGAGCCAAAGAAAG aacatctgcaagaactgtgggggcaccttctgTGAAGCCTGCTCGGTGCACGAGCTGCCCCTCCCATCCAGCATCAACCCCGAGCGCGTCTGCAACCCCTGCCACCAGCGGCTCATCCAGCAGTATTCCAGCAGCCCCTTGTAG
- the RUFY3 gene encoding protein RUFY3 isoform X8, translating to MANERMNLMNMAKLSIKGLIESALNLGRTLDSDYAPLQQFFVVMEHCLKHGLKAKKTFLGQNKSFWGPLELVEKLVPEAAEITASVKDLPGLKTPVGRGRAWLRLALMQKKLSEYMKALINRKDLLSEFYEPNALMMEEEGAIIAGLLVGLNVIDANFCMKGEDLDSQVGVIDFSMYLKDGNSTKGSEGDGQITAILDQKNYVEELNRHLSATVNNLQAKVDALEKSNTKLTEELAVANNRIITLQEEMERVKEESSYILESSRKATKDRSADGQALTEARKQLKEETQLRLDVEKELEAQIGMRQEMELAMKMLEKDVCEKQDALVALRQQLDDLRALKHELSFKLQSSDMGVKQKSELNSRLEEKTNQMAATIKQLEQRLRQAEKERQLALQDNRLFKQEFGDKINSLQLEVEELSRQRSHLELELRRERDRWSHSHQRSQESKKGPKNWLRQDGKLKVQEENAKLKQPLRENSVLPHRSPSGTQEEQEQLSGPGHAEICQLCQQEDSRSQRKNICKNCGGTFCEACSVHELPLPSSINPERVCNPCHQRLIQQYSSSPL from the exons ATGGCTAACGAGCGCATGAACCTGATGAACATGGCCAAGCTGAGCATCAAGGGGCTGATCGAGTCCGCGCTGAACCTGGGCCGCACGCTGGACTCGGACTACGCCCCCCTGCAGCAGTTCTTCGTGGTGATGGAGCACTGCCTCAAGCACGGCCTCAAAG cCAAAAAGACTTTTCTTGGGCAAAATAAGTCATTTTGGGGACCTCTAGAATTAGTAGAAAAACTTGTTCCTGAGGCTGCAGAGATTACAGCAAGTGTTAAGGATCTCCCAGGGCTGAA GACACCTGTGGGCAGAGGAAGAGCTTGGCTTCGCCTGGCTCTGATGCAGAAGAAACTTTCAGAGTACATGAAAGCCTTGATTAACAGAAAGGATCTTCTCAG TGAATTTTATGAGCCCAATGCACTGATGATGGAGGAGGAAGGTGCCATCATTGCTGGCCTCCTCGTAGGTCTGAATGTCATCGATGCCAACTTCTGCATGAAAGGAGAGGACCTGGACTCCCAG gtCGGGGTTATCGATTTCTCCATGTATTTGAAAGATGGGAATAGCACAAAAGGCAGTGAAGG AGATGGTCAGATAACTGCTATTTTGGACCAGAAGAACTATGTAGAAGAGCTCAACAGACATCTAAG TGCTACAGTAAACAACCTACAGGCCAAGGTGGATGccttggagaaatccaacacaaaGCTGACCGAGGAG CTTGCAGTTGCCAACAACAGAATCATCACActgcaggaggagatggagcgGGTTAAGGAAGAAAGCTCCTACATCCTGGAGTCCAGCCGTAAG GCCACCAAGGACAGAAGTGCTGACGGGCAGGCACTGACTGAGGCAcggaagcagctgaaggaggagaCTCAGCTGCGCCTG GAtgtggagaaggagctggaggcGCAGATCGGGATGCGGCAGGAGATGGAGCTGGCCATGAAGATGCTGGAGAAGGATGTCTGTGAAAAGCAGGATGCACTGGTGGCACTCAGACAGCAGCTGGATGATCTCAGGGCTCTAAAGCATGAACTGTCTTTCAAGCTGCAG AGTTCAGACATGGGAGTGAAACAGAAGAGTGAATTAAACAGCCGcttggaagaaaaaacaaatcagaTGGCTGCCACCATCAAACAGCTGGAACAAAG ATTGCGACAGGCAGAGAAGGAGCGGCAGCTGGCCCTGCAGGACAACCGGCTCTTCAAGCAGGAGTTTGGGGACAAAATCAACAGCCTCCAGCTGGAAGTGGAAGAGCTCTCCAGGCAGCG GAGCCACCTAGAACTGGAGCTAAGGCGGGAAAGAGACAGATGGTCTCACAGTCACCAGCGCAGCCAAGAAAGCAAAAAAGGCCCAAAGAATTGGCTCAGACAG GATGGGAAGCTCAAAGTCCAGGAAGAAAATGCTAAACTGAAGCAGCCGCTGAGAGAGAACAGTGTCCTTCCACACAG GTCACCCAGCGGCACGCAGGAAGAGCAG GAGCAGCTGTCAGGGCCTGGGCACGCCGAgatctgccagctctgccagcaggaggaCAGCCGGAGCCAAAGAAAG aacatctgcaagaactgtgggggcaccttctgTGAAGCCTGCTCGGTGCACGAGCTGCCCCTCCCATCCAGCATCAACCCCGAGCGCGTCTGCAACCCCTGCCACCAGCGGCTCATCCAGCAGTATTCCAGCAGCCCCTTGTAG
- the RUFY3 gene encoding protein RUFY3 isoform X4 — translation MSALTPQSDMPTPTTDKITQAAMETIYLCKFRVSMDGEWLCLRELDDISLTPDPEPTHEDPNYLMANERMNLMNMAKLSIKGLIESALNLGRTLDSDYAPLQQFFVVMEHCLKHGLKAKKTFLGQNKSFWGPLELVEKLVPEAAEITASVKDLPGLKTPVGRGRAWLRLALMQKKLSEYMKALINRKDLLSEFYEPNALMMEEEGAIIAGLLVGLNVIDANFCMKGEDLDSQVGVIDFSMYLKDGNSTKGSEGDGQITAILDQKNYVEELNRHLSATVNNLQAKVDALEKSNTKLTEELAVANNRIITLQEEMERVKEESSYILESSRKATKDRSADGQALTEARKQLKEETQLRLDVEKELEAQIGMRQEMELAMKMLEKDVCEKQDALVALRQQLDDLRALKHELSFKLQSSDMGVKQKSELNSRLEEKTNQMAATIKQLEQRLRQAEKERQLALQDNRLFKQEFGDKINSLQLEVEELSRQRSHLELELRRERDRWSHSHQRSQESKKGPKNWLRQDGKLKVQEENAKLKQPLRENSVLPHRSPSGTQEEQEQLSGPGHAEICQLCQQEDSRSQRKNICKNCGGTFCEACSVHELPLPSSINPERVCNPCHQRLIQQYSSSPL, via the exons ACCCGAATTACCTCATGGCTAACGAGCGCATGAACCTGATGAACATGGCCAAGCTGAGCATCAAGGGGCTGATCGAGTCCGCGCTGAACCTGGGCCGCACGCTGGACTCGGACTACGCCCCCCTGCAGCAGTTCTTCGTGGTGATGGAGCACTGCCTCAAGCACGGCCTCAAAG cCAAAAAGACTTTTCTTGGGCAAAATAAGTCATTTTGGGGACCTCTAGAATTAGTAGAAAAACTTGTTCCTGAGGCTGCAGAGATTACAGCAAGTGTTAAGGATCTCCCAGGGCTGAA GACACCTGTGGGCAGAGGAAGAGCTTGGCTTCGCCTGGCTCTGATGCAGAAGAAACTTTCAGAGTACATGAAAGCCTTGATTAACAGAAAGGATCTTCTCAG TGAATTTTATGAGCCCAATGCACTGATGATGGAGGAGGAAGGTGCCATCATTGCTGGCCTCCTCGTAGGTCTGAATGTCATCGATGCCAACTTCTGCATGAAAGGAGAGGACCTGGACTCCCAG gtCGGGGTTATCGATTTCTCCATGTATTTGAAAGATGGGAATAGCACAAAAGGCAGTGAAGG AGATGGTCAGATAACTGCTATTTTGGACCAGAAGAACTATGTAGAAGAGCTCAACAGACATCTAAG TGCTACAGTAAACAACCTACAGGCCAAGGTGGATGccttggagaaatccaacacaaaGCTGACCGAGGAG CTTGCAGTTGCCAACAACAGAATCATCACActgcaggaggagatggagcgGGTTAAGGAAGAAAGCTCCTACATCCTGGAGTCCAGCCGTAAG GCCACCAAGGACAGAAGTGCTGACGGGCAGGCACTGACTGAGGCAcggaagcagctgaaggaggagaCTCAGCTGCGCCTG GAtgtggagaaggagctggaggcGCAGATCGGGATGCGGCAGGAGATGGAGCTGGCCATGAAGATGCTGGAGAAGGATGTCTGTGAAAAGCAGGATGCACTGGTGGCACTCAGACAGCAGCTGGATGATCTCAGGGCTCTAAAGCATGAACTGTCTTTCAAGCTGCAG AGTTCAGACATGGGAGTGAAACAGAAGAGTGAATTAAACAGCCGcttggaagaaaaaacaaatcagaTGGCTGCCACCATCAAACAGCTGGAACAAAG ATTGCGACAGGCAGAGAAGGAGCGGCAGCTGGCCCTGCAGGACAACCGGCTCTTCAAGCAGGAGTTTGGGGACAAAATCAACAGCCTCCAGCTGGAAGTGGAAGAGCTCTCCAGGCAGCG GAGCCACCTAGAACTGGAGCTAAGGCGGGAAAGAGACAGATGGTCTCACAGTCACCAGCGCAGCCAAGAAAGCAAAAAAGGCCCAAAGAATTGGCTCAGACAG GATGGGAAGCTCAAAGTCCAGGAAGAAAATGCTAAACTGAAGCAGCCGCTGAGAGAGAACAGTGTCCTTCCACACAG GTCACCCAGCGGCACGCAGGAAGAGCAG GAGCAGCTGTCAGGGCCTGGGCACGCCGAgatctgccagctctgccagcaggaggaCAGCCGGAGCCAAAGAAAG aacatctgcaagaactgtgggggcaccttctgTGAAGCCTGCTCGGTGCACGAGCTGCCCCTCCCATCCAGCATCAACCCCGAGCGCGTCTGCAACCCCTGCCACCAGCGGCTCATCCAGCAGTATTCCAGCAGCCCCTTGTAG
- the RUFY3 gene encoding protein RUFY3 isoform X3: protein MSALTPQSDMPTPTTDKITQAAMETIYLCKFRVSMDGEWLCLRELDDISLTPDPEPTHEDSWEDLTDVVEQLRDDSEDPNYLMANERMNLMNMAKLSIKGLIESALNLGRTLDSDYAPLQQFFVVMEHCLKHGLKAKKTFLGQNKSFWGPLELVEKLVPEAAEITASVKDLPGLKTPVGRGRAWLRLALMQKKLSEYMKALINRKDLLSEFYEPNALMMEEEGAIIAGLLVGLNVIDANFCMKGEDLDSQVGVIDFSMYLKDGNSTKGSEGDGQITAILDQKNYVEELNRHLSATVNNLQAKVDALEKSNTKLTEELAVANNRIITLQEEMERVKEESSYILESSRKATKDRSADGQALTEARKQLKEETQLRLDVEKELEAQIGMRQEMELAMKMLEKDVCEKQDALVALRQQLDDLRALKHELSFKLQSSDMGVKQKSELNSRLEEKTNQMAATIKQLEQRLRQAEKERQLALQDNRLFKQEFGDKINSLQLEVEELSRQRSHLELELRRERDRWSHSHQRSQESKKGPKNWLRQDGKLKVQEENAKLKQPLRENSVLPHRSPSGTQEEQEQLSGPGHAEICQLCQQEDSRSQRKNICKNCGGTFCEACSVHELPLPSSINPERVCNPCHQRLIQQYSSSPL from the exons ACTCTTGGGAGGATTTGACAGATGTGGTGGAGCAATTGCGCGATGATTCCGAAG ACCCGAATTACCTCATGGCTAACGAGCGCATGAACCTGATGAACATGGCCAAGCTGAGCATCAAGGGGCTGATCGAGTCCGCGCTGAACCTGGGCCGCACGCTGGACTCGGACTACGCCCCCCTGCAGCAGTTCTTCGTGGTGATGGAGCACTGCCTCAAGCACGGCCTCAAAG cCAAAAAGACTTTTCTTGGGCAAAATAAGTCATTTTGGGGACCTCTAGAATTAGTAGAAAAACTTGTTCCTGAGGCTGCAGAGATTACAGCAAGTGTTAAGGATCTCCCAGGGCTGAA GACACCTGTGGGCAGAGGAAGAGCTTGGCTTCGCCTGGCTCTGATGCAGAAGAAACTTTCAGAGTACATGAAAGCCTTGATTAACAGAAAGGATCTTCTCAG TGAATTTTATGAGCCCAATGCACTGATGATGGAGGAGGAAGGTGCCATCATTGCTGGCCTCCTCGTAGGTCTGAATGTCATCGATGCCAACTTCTGCATGAAAGGAGAGGACCTGGACTCCCAG gtCGGGGTTATCGATTTCTCCATGTATTTGAAAGATGGGAATAGCACAAAAGGCAGTGAAGG AGATGGTCAGATAACTGCTATTTTGGACCAGAAGAACTATGTAGAAGAGCTCAACAGACATCTAAG TGCTACAGTAAACAACCTACAGGCCAAGGTGGATGccttggagaaatccaacacaaaGCTGACCGAGGAG CTTGCAGTTGCCAACAACAGAATCATCACActgcaggaggagatggagcgGGTTAAGGAAGAAAGCTCCTACATCCTGGAGTCCAGCCGTAAG GCCACCAAGGACAGAAGTGCTGACGGGCAGGCACTGACTGAGGCAcggaagcagctgaaggaggagaCTCAGCTGCGCCTG GAtgtggagaaggagctggaggcGCAGATCGGGATGCGGCAGGAGATGGAGCTGGCCATGAAGATGCTGGAGAAGGATGTCTGTGAAAAGCAGGATGCACTGGTGGCACTCAGACAGCAGCTGGATGATCTCAGGGCTCTAAAGCATGAACTGTCTTTCAAGCTGCAG AGTTCAGACATGGGAGTGAAACAGAAGAGTGAATTAAACAGCCGcttggaagaaaaaacaaatcagaTGGCTGCCACCATCAAACAGCTGGAACAAAG ATTGCGACAGGCAGAGAAGGAGCGGCAGCTGGCCCTGCAGGACAACCGGCTCTTCAAGCAGGAGTTTGGGGACAAAATCAACAGCCTCCAGCTGGAAGTGGAAGAGCTCTCCAGGCAGCG GAGCCACCTAGAACTGGAGCTAAGGCGGGAAAGAGACAGATGGTCTCACAGTCACCAGCGCAGCCAAGAAAGCAAAAAAGGCCCAAAGAATTGGCTCAGACAG GATGGGAAGCTCAAAGTCCAGGAAGAAAATGCTAAACTGAAGCAGCCGCTGAGAGAGAACAGTGTCCTTCCACACAG GTCACCCAGCGGCACGCAGGAAGAGCAG GAGCAGCTGTCAGGGCCTGGGCACGCCGAgatctgccagctctgccagcaggaggaCAGCCGGAGCCAAAGAAAG aacatctgcaagaactgtgggggcaccttctgTGAAGCCTGCTCGGTGCACGAGCTGCCCCTCCCATCCAGCATCAACCCCGAGCGCGTCTGCAACCCCTGCCACCAGCGGCTCATCCAGCAGTATTCCAGCAGCCCCTTGTAG
- the RUFY3 gene encoding protein RUFY3 isoform X7, translated as MVPRLRFTDPNYLMANERMNLMNMAKLSIKGLIESALNLGRTLDSDYAPLQQFFVVMEHCLKHGLKAKKTFLGQNKSFWGPLELVEKLVPEAAEITASVKDLPGLKTPVGRGRAWLRLALMQKKLSEYMKALINRKDLLSEFYEPNALMMEEEGAIIAGLLVGLNVIDANFCMKGEDLDSQVGVIDFSMYLKDGNSTKGSEGDGQITAILDQKNYVEELNRHLSATVNNLQAKVDALEKSNTKLTEELAVANNRIITLQEEMERVKEESSYILESSRKATKDRSADGQALTEARKQLKEETQLRLDVEKELEAQIGMRQEMELAMKMLEKDVCEKQDALVALRQQLDDLRALKHELSFKLQSSDMGVKQKSELNSRLEEKTNQMAATIKQLEQRLRQAEKERQLALQDNRLFKQEFGDKINSLQLEVEELSRQRSHLELELRRERDRWSHSHQRSQESKKGPKNWLRQDGKLKVQEENAKLKQPLRENSVLPHRSPSGTQEEQEQLSGPGHAEICQLCQQEDSRSQRKNICKNCGGTFCEACSVHELPLPSSINPERVCNPCHQRLIQQYSSSPL; from the exons ACCCGAATTACCTCATGGCTAACGAGCGCATGAACCTGATGAACATGGCCAAGCTGAGCATCAAGGGGCTGATCGAGTCCGCGCTGAACCTGGGCCGCACGCTGGACTCGGACTACGCCCCCCTGCAGCAGTTCTTCGTGGTGATGGAGCACTGCCTCAAGCACGGCCTCAAAG cCAAAAAGACTTTTCTTGGGCAAAATAAGTCATTTTGGGGACCTCTAGAATTAGTAGAAAAACTTGTTCCTGAGGCTGCAGAGATTACAGCAAGTGTTAAGGATCTCCCAGGGCTGAA GACACCTGTGGGCAGAGGAAGAGCTTGGCTTCGCCTGGCTCTGATGCAGAAGAAACTTTCAGAGTACATGAAAGCCTTGATTAACAGAAAGGATCTTCTCAG TGAATTTTATGAGCCCAATGCACTGATGATGGAGGAGGAAGGTGCCATCATTGCTGGCCTCCTCGTAGGTCTGAATGTCATCGATGCCAACTTCTGCATGAAAGGAGAGGACCTGGACTCCCAG gtCGGGGTTATCGATTTCTCCATGTATTTGAAAGATGGGAATAGCACAAAAGGCAGTGAAGG AGATGGTCAGATAACTGCTATTTTGGACCAGAAGAACTATGTAGAAGAGCTCAACAGACATCTAAG TGCTACAGTAAACAACCTACAGGCCAAGGTGGATGccttggagaaatccaacacaaaGCTGACCGAGGAG CTTGCAGTTGCCAACAACAGAATCATCACActgcaggaggagatggagcgGGTTAAGGAAGAAAGCTCCTACATCCTGGAGTCCAGCCGTAAG GCCACCAAGGACAGAAGTGCTGACGGGCAGGCACTGACTGAGGCAcggaagcagctgaaggaggagaCTCAGCTGCGCCTG GAtgtggagaaggagctggaggcGCAGATCGGGATGCGGCAGGAGATGGAGCTGGCCATGAAGATGCTGGAGAAGGATGTCTGTGAAAAGCAGGATGCACTGGTGGCACTCAGACAGCAGCTGGATGATCTCAGGGCTCTAAAGCATGAACTGTCTTTCAAGCTGCAG AGTTCAGACATGGGAGTGAAACAGAAGAGTGAATTAAACAGCCGcttggaagaaaaaacaaatcagaTGGCTGCCACCATCAAACAGCTGGAACAAAG ATTGCGACAGGCAGAGAAGGAGCGGCAGCTGGCCCTGCAGGACAACCGGCTCTTCAAGCAGGAGTTTGGGGACAAAATCAACAGCCTCCAGCTGGAAGTGGAAGAGCTCTCCAGGCAGCG GAGCCACCTAGAACTGGAGCTAAGGCGGGAAAGAGACAGATGGTCTCACAGTCACCAGCGCAGCCAAGAAAGCAAAAAAGGCCCAAAGAATTGGCTCAGACAG GATGGGAAGCTCAAAGTCCAGGAAGAAAATGCTAAACTGAAGCAGCCGCTGAGAGAGAACAGTGTCCTTCCACACAG GTCACCCAGCGGCACGCAGGAAGAGCAG GAGCAGCTGTCAGGGCCTGGGCACGCCGAgatctgccagctctgccagcaggaggaCAGCCGGAGCCAAAGAAAG aacatctgcaagaactgtgggggcaccttctgTGAAGCCTGCTCGGTGCACGAGCTGCCCCTCCCATCCAGCATCAACCCCGAGCGCGTCTGCAACCCCTGCCACCAGCGGCTCATCCAGCAGTATTCCAGCAGCCCCTTGTAG